One window of Pyxicephalus adspersus chromosome 4, UCB_Pads_2.0, whole genome shotgun sequence genomic DNA carries:
- the ESCO2 gene encoding N-acetyltransferase ESCO2, whose product MASRTPRKRKHSSAARDGRWSSFGTPVKKLIVDCSVVLTPLQPRDSNKSNIKRSPPLAYTTMDDPKDKENFGASPMKSSVARKLLVSPPPGEDLENDAYAFTSLKSPTSGPRAVMPTKSFYKRSTVYVRPLDRKMINESKSKGGVVTPTPLSNTTRRPVVKSSSKSTKNKKKAPTRGAPSPTTSKISPAPVITESHPPSPRKSAILGLKMKQRPRLMVGAAFFATSKKPHSSRKLPAHIKFPPTSKPKSLMLSSVLTAGTVPNSSEINKNSGLDKMPKAESGKTNGLNNGKLKIQVPKKPEITKPSGQKDPKSQEAANQSHNKFDMDDSILKSEKKVARILLVMLSRSPFDLRAEMTSPVCSSTPLGTPALLNKIPKHNKKKDANKADEDQLIIDAGQKHFGPVVCSTCGMIYTAASLQDETQHAQYHQRLLESIRYVGWKKERVVAEFWDGKILMICPDDPKYALKKAEEVRELVDSELGFQQTHLNFPSKTKTFLFVSNERKIVGCLIAEPIKQAFRVIPEPIPEAESKNQDALERHRAWRCSSDPEPAICGISRIWVFALMRRKAIASRLVDAMRNSFIYGSHLTTTEIAFSDPTPDGKLFASTYCKVPDFLVYNFLS is encoded by the exons ATGGCCTCGCGAACACCCCGCAAGAGGAAGCACAGCTCCGCCGCCAGGGACGG GCGTTGGTCGTCCTTTGGAACCCCGGTCAAGAAGCTGATAGTGGATTGCAGCGTTGTTCTGACTCCCCTACAGCCCCGGGACTCCAATAAGAGCAACATAAAGCGCTCGCCCCCCCTGGCCTACACCACTATGGATGACCCCAAAGACAAGGAGAATTTTGGGGCCTCCCCAATGAAGTCCAGCGTTGCCCGTAAGCTGCTTGTGTCGCCTCCCCCTGGAGAGGATTTGGAAAATGATGCCTACGCCTTTACATCCCTAAAGTCGCCCACATCGGGGCCAAGGGCCGTCATGCCAACAAAGTCATTCTATAAGAGAAGCACTGTGTATGTGAGACCGCTGGATAGGAAAATGATCAATGAGAGCAAATCTAAAGGTGGCGTTGTCACCCCTACTCCCCTCAGCAATACAACCAGGAGGCCAGTGGTGAAAAGTTCTTCAAAGtccaccaaaaataaaaagaaggctcCCACGCGAGGTGCCCCATCCCCCACCACATCTAAGATTTCCCCTGCGCCTGTGATCACAGAGAGCCATCCACCCAGTCCCCGAAAGAGCGCCATCTTGGGGCTAAAAATGAAACAGAGGCCCAGGCTCATGGTGGGAGCTGCGTTTTTCGCCACCAGTAAAAAGCCTCATTCATCACGCAAACTCCCTGCTCACATCAAATTCCCCCCAACCTCAAAACCAAAATCCTTAATGCTGAGCAGCGTACTGACCGCAGGTACTGTTCCAAATTCTAGTGAGATAAACAAGAACTCCGGCTTGGACAAAATGCCCAAAGCTGAAAGTGGCAAAACGAATGGGCTGAACAACGGGAAACTGAAGATCCAGGTTCCTAAAAAACCCGAAATCACCAAACCTTCAGGACAGAAGGACCCCAAATCCCAG GAAGCTGCAAACCAATCTCACAATAAATTCGATATGGACGACTCCATTCTCAAATCAGAAAAGAAAG tcgCCCGAATATTGCTAGTGATGTTGTCCCGCTC GCCGTTTGACCTGCGCGCAGAGATGACGTCTCCCGTTTGTTCCAGCACTCCTCTGGGCACTCCGGCCCTTTTAAACAAAATCCCAAAGCACAACAAAAAGAAAGACGCTAACAAGGCGGATGAGGATCAGCTGATCATT GATGCCGGCCAGAAGCATTTCGGCCCCGTGGTTTGCAGCACCTGTGGTATGATCTATACAGCAGCTAGCCTGCAGGATGAAACTCAACACGCCCAATATCACCAACGTCTGCTAGAGAGCATCCGCTATGTG GGCTGGAAGAAGGAGCGAGTTGTGGCCGAATTCTGGGATGGGAAGATTCTGATGATTTGCCCAGATGATCCGAAATACGCTCTTAAAAAG GCGGAGGAAGTTCGCGAGCTGGTGGACTCGGAGTTAGGCTTTCAGCAGACGCATCTGAATTTTCCAAGCAAAACCAAAACCTTTCTGTTTGTGTCCAATGAGAGGAAGATTGTGGGATGTTTAATCGCAGAGCCAATCAAACAG gcaTTTCGAGTCATTCCAGAGCCAATCCCGGAGGCGGAGTCTAAGAACCAGGACGCTTTGGAGCGGCACAGAGCTTGGCGATGCTCTTCAGACCCAGAACCGGCTATCTGTGGGATCAGCAGAATTTGGGTCTTTGCTCTGATGCGCAGGAAAGCCATCGCCAGCCGTCTAGTGGATGCAATGAG GAACTCCTTCATCTACGGGTCTCACCTGACCACCACAGAAATCGCCTTCTCAGATCCAACACCGGACGGCAAGCTTTTCGCCAGCACCTATTGCAAAGTCCCCGACTTCCTGGTGTACAATTTCCTGAGTTAG